A single genomic interval of Koleobacter methoxysyntrophicus harbors:
- a CDS encoding TIGR00282 family metallophosphoesterase: protein MDILFIGDIVGRPGRKAVKGVLNDLKSNYKIDFVIANGENAAGGTGLTKKVAIELFNMGIDCLTMGNHVWDKKEIFDFINEEHRIVRPGNYPEGTPGCGSTILLKNNKKIGIINVSGRVFMDTLDCPFKTVERELINIKKHTNIIIVDFHAEATSEKVAMAWFLDGKVTAVLGTHTHVQTADERILPRDTAYITDVGMTGPYNSVLGIKADLVLKKFITQLPVSFKLAAGDKIFNGVVLNVDDKTGKAREIKRINLLIKSDEEKE from the coding sequence TTGGATATACTTTTTATAGGGGATATAGTTGGTAGGCCAGGAAGAAAGGCTGTTAAAGGAGTTTTGAATGACCTTAAAAGTAATTATAAAATCGATTTCGTAATTGCAAATGGGGAAAATGCAGCTGGAGGAACAGGTCTAACCAAAAAGGTCGCTATTGAGTTATTTAATATGGGTATAGACTGTTTGACGATGGGTAACCATGTATGGGATAAAAAAGAGATATTTGATTTTATAAATGAAGAACATAGAATAGTAAGACCCGGGAATTATCCAGAAGGAACTCCGGGATGCGGTTCTACTATCTTGTTAAAAAATAATAAGAAAATAGGTATAATTAATGTATCCGGAAGGGTTTTTATGGATACTTTGGATTGTCCTTTCAAAACTGTAGAACGGGAACTAATTAATATAAAAAAACATACAAATATTATTATAGTAGATTTCCATGCAGAAGCTACTTCTGAAAAGGTAGCTATGGCATGGTTTTTAGATGGAAAAGTAACTGCGGTTTTGGGTACCCATACCCATGTACAGACAGCAGATGAAAGGATCTTACCCCGTGATACTGCGTATATAACCGACGTAGGTATGACCGGACCATATAATTCGGTTTTAGGAATAAAAGCGGACTTGGTGCTAAAAAAGTTCATTACACAATTACCTGTTTCATTTAAATTAGCTGCAGGTGATAAGATTTTTAATGGAGTAGTATTGAATGTAGATGACAAAACAGGTAAAGCCCGAGAAATAAAAAGGATAAATTTGCTAATAAAATCCGATGAAGAAAAAGAATGA
- a CDS encoding GntR family transcriptional regulator, producing MLNIYFNLDRRSGIPIYIQVKQQIKNFIQQGIWEKGHKLPPERQLAEKLKVSRNTISAAYKELEIEGYLSSQQGRGTFVACTNNRFQRHPSKDKLIKIIDKAMEETLQNGFDLDEFIVMCHTRAQEKKNVLSNLKVAFIECNHEQLDYFSKEIELGAGISILPVLLEDLRKDPKAFNVNFKDVDIIVTTFFHIEEVRSLLADGNKEILGIALDPQVETLVKIARIPKNKRIGVVCISNNFAQKVLQSIENAGIELPDIKISISKKIEELMEFVKDLDVIIASPSRKKELIELVNPEKEIIEFIYLPDLGSINMLKTAIFHLRKK from the coding sequence ATGTTAAATATTTACTTTAATCTTGATCGGAGGAGCGGTATTCCCATATATATACAGGTAAAACAGCAGATAAAAAATTTTATTCAGCAGGGAATCTGGGAAAAAGGGCATAAACTCCCTCCCGAAAGACAACTTGCAGAAAAATTAAAGGTCAGTCGGAATACAATAAGTGCAGCATATAAAGAGCTTGAAATAGAAGGATACCTATCATCCCAGCAGGGGAGAGGTACCTTTGTTGCATGTACGAATAACCGTTTTCAAAGACACCCCAGCAAAGACAAACTTATTAAAATAATTGATAAAGCAATGGAAGAGACACTGCAAAATGGGTTTGATTTAGACGAATTTATTGTTATGTGTCATACACGAGCTCAAGAAAAGAAAAACGTTCTTAGTAACCTTAAAGTGGCCTTTATTGAATGTAATCATGAACAACTGGATTATTTTTCAAAAGAAATTGAGTTAGGGGCCGGAATTTCGATTTTACCGGTACTGTTGGAGGACTTAAGAAAAGACCCTAAAGCATTTAATGTTAACTTTAAAGATGTAGATATTATTGTTACAACTTTCTTTCACATTGAAGAGGTTAGGTCTCTCCTAGCTGATGGAAATAAAGAAATTCTAGGGATAGCATTAGATCCTCAAGTGGAAACATTGGTTAAAATTGCCAGAATACCCAAGAATAAAAGAATTGGGGTAGTATGTATTTCAAATAACTTTGCCCAAAAAGTCTTACAGTCTATCGAAAATGCTGGAATTGAATTACCTGATATCAAAATAAGTATCTCAAAAAAGATAGAAGAGCTTATGGAATTTGTAAAAGACTTAGATGTGATTATCGCTTCCCCAAGCAGAAAGAAGGAGTTAATTGAATTGGTTAATCCAGAAAAAGAAATAATCGAGTTTATTTATCTGCCGGATTTAGGTTCCATAAACATGCTTAAAACTGCCATTTTCCATTTAAGAAAGAAATAG
- the recA gene encoding recombinase RecA → MIEKQKALEIALNQIERQFGKGSIMKLGEAATKLNVETISTGALPLDIALGVGGVPRGRIVEIFGPESSGKTTVALHIIAEAQKNGGIAAFIDAEHALDPTYAKNLGVDIDNLLISQPDTGEQALEIAEALVRSSAVDVIVIDSVAALVPKAEIDGEMGDAHVGLQARLMSQALRKLAGAISKSRTTAIFINQLREKVGVMFGNPETTPGGRALKFYSSIRLEVKRIESLKQGNDIIGNRTRIRVVKNKVAPPFKQADFDIMYGEGISREGCILDFGVEIEMINKSGAWYSFGDERLGQGRENAKQYLKENPEIAIKIENAIKEKYGIKIHPPHENNGKQEKGTNNAKVNK, encoded by the coding sequence TTGATTGAGAAACAAAAAGCCCTCGAAATTGCTTTAAATCAGATTGAAAGACAGTTTGGCAAGGGTTCTATCATGAAATTAGGAGAAGCAGCAACTAAACTTAACGTTGAAACAATATCTACAGGGGCATTGCCTCTTGATATTGCACTGGGAGTAGGAGGGGTTCCAAGAGGCAGAATAGTTGAGATTTTTGGACCCGAATCTTCTGGGAAAACCACTGTAGCTTTACATATCATTGCAGAAGCCCAGAAAAACGGTGGAATAGCTGCCTTTATAGATGCAGAACATGCACTTGATCCCACGTATGCAAAAAATTTAGGGGTAGATATCGATAATCTATTAATTTCCCAACCGGATACAGGAGAACAGGCTTTAGAAATTGCAGAAGCCTTAGTAAGGAGTAGTGCGGTGGACGTAATAGTTATAGATTCCGTAGCTGCTCTGGTTCCAAAAGCTGAAATTGACGGTGAAATGGGAGATGCCCATGTTGGGCTCCAGGCCAGATTAATGTCTCAAGCTTTAAGAAAATTAGCAGGAGCTATAAGCAAATCAAGAACAACAGCTATATTTATTAACCAGCTAAGGGAAAAGGTAGGGGTTATGTTTGGCAACCCAGAAACTACCCCTGGGGGTAGGGCACTAAAGTTTTATTCATCAATAAGATTAGAGGTTAAAAGGATTGAATCATTAAAACAGGGGAATGATATAATAGGTAACAGAACCAGGATTAGAGTTGTAAAAAACAAAGTGGCTCCTCCTTTTAAACAGGCGGACTTTGATATTATGTACGGGGAAGGAATTTCTCGGGAAGGTTGTATTTTGGACTTCGGTGTTGAAATAGAAATGATTAATAAAAGCGGTGCATGGTATTCTTTTGGAGACGAAAGATTAGGTCAGGGCCGGGAAAACGCAAAACAGTATTTAAAAGAAAATCCCGAAATTGCCATAAAAATCGAAAACGCTATCAAAGAAAAGTATGGCATAAAGATTCATCCACCACATGAAAACAATGGAAAGCAAGAAAAGGGTACTAATAATGCAAAGGTTAATAAGTAA
- the spoVS gene encoding stage V sporulation protein SpoVS, whose product MEVLKVSAKSNPNSVAGALAGVLRERGGAEIQAIGAGALNQAVKAVAIARGFVAPSGVDLICIPAFTDIEIDGEERTAIKLIVEPR is encoded by the coding sequence ATGGAAGTATTAAAGGTATCAGCAAAATCAAATCCAAATTCGGTAGCAGGGGCATTAGCAGGCGTTTTAAGAGAAAGGGGTGGAGCTGAAATTCAGGCTATTGGTGCAGGAGCTCTTAATCAAGCGGTTAAGGCTGTAGCCATAGCAAGGGGATTTGTAGCACCAAGTGGGGTTGATTTAATTTGTATTCCGGCCTTTACAGATATTGAAATTGATGGTGAAGAAAGGACGGCTATTAAGTTGATTGTTGAACCCAGGTAA
- a CDS encoding Glu/Leu/Phe/Val family dehydrogenase: protein MTEVLNPFKIVQQQVKMVCDKLGYEDSVYEILKEPEKVLVVSIPVKMDDGSIKTFIGYRSQHSTALGPAKGGVRFHPDVTLDEVKALSTWMTFKCGVVGIPYGGGKGGVVCNPKELSRGELERLSRGFFRAIYPIIGPEKDIPAPDVYTNAQVMAWFVDEYSSLKGYYSPGVVTGKPIRLGGSAGRTEATGRGCMFTIREAAKEIGLDMKGATVAVQGSGNVGGIAAKLIAELGSKIVAMSDSKGGVYNPDGIDPDAVLEHKAKTGSVLGFPGSQEISNDELLELDVDILVPAALENVITSKNAANIKAKIIGEGANGPTTPEADKILYEKGILVIPDILANAGGVTVSYFEWVQNLMNFYWTEEEVNSRLEGIMVRAFKEVYQMHKEHKVNMRDAAYMVSIQRVAEAMKLRGWI from the coding sequence ATGACAGAGGTTTTAAACCCGTTTAAGATCGTTCAACAGCAGGTTAAAATGGTATGTGATAAATTAGGATATGAGGATTCTGTTTATGAGATATTAAAAGAACCGGAAAAGGTACTCGTGGTTTCAATTCCTGTTAAGATGGATGATGGCAGTATTAAAACCTTTATCGGTTATAGATCCCAACACAGCACAGCTTTAGGCCCTGCTAAAGGGGGAGTTAGGTTCCATCCGGATGTCACCCTTGATGAAGTAAAGGCCCTTTCAACTTGGATGACATTTAAGTGTGGTGTAGTTGGTATACCGTATGGTGGCGGTAAAGGTGGTGTAGTTTGCAATCCCAAAGAACTATCCAGGGGCGAATTAGAGAGGTTGAGCAGAGGCTTCTTTAGAGCCATATATCCTATAATAGGGCCGGAAAAGGATATACCCGCTCCTGATGTCTATACTAATGCTCAGGTAATGGCATGGTTTGTAGATGAATATAGTTCCTTAAAAGGATATTATTCTCCTGGAGTTGTCACCGGTAAACCTATTAGACTGGGCGGATCTGCCGGAAGAACCGAAGCTACCGGAAGGGGCTGTATGTTCACCATAAGGGAAGCAGCTAAGGAAATAGGTCTTGATATGAAAGGGGCCACTGTAGCTGTTCAGGGTTCCGGTAATGTAGGAGGTATTGCTGCAAAATTAATAGCAGAATTAGGGTCTAAGATTGTTGCTATGAGTGATTCAAAAGGTGGTGTATATAATCCTGACGGTATTGATCCCGATGCTGTTTTAGAACATAAAGCCAAAACGGGTAGTGTTCTCGGATTCCCAGGAAGCCAAGAAATATCCAATGATGAACTGCTTGAATTAGATGTAGATATTCTGGTTCCTGCTGCTTTAGAAAATGTTATAACCAGCAAAAATGCAGCCAATATAAAGGCAAAAATAATCGGAGAAGGTGCAAATGGCCCTACTACCCCAGAAGCCGACAAGATATTGTATGAGAAAGGAATCCTGGTAATACCTGATATTCTAGCAAATGCTGGTGGTGTAACGGTATCATATTTCGAATGGGTTCAGAATTTGATGAATTTCTACTGGACCGAAGAAGAGGTTAATAGCAGGTTAGAAGGTATTATGGTGAGGGCCTTTAAGGAAGTTTATCAGATGCATAAAGAACATAAAGTTAATATGCGCGATGCTGCATATATGGTATCAATACAGAGGGTTGCTGAAGCAATGAAGCTTAGAGGCTGGATTTAA
- the rny gene encoding ribonuclease Y, protein MLITIGVSLITFIIGYFVRKYIAEAKIISAEEAAKKILEEAEKEAEASKRESILEAKEEVHKLRTEFDKEIKERRNELQRIERRLLQKEESLDKKTETLEKKESVLEQREKELEGLQKEIQKLYQKQVAELERLSGLTSEEAKEVLLSNIKDEIKHEAAIMIKEIESQAREEAEKRAKEIISTAIQKCAADHVAETTVSVISLPNDEMKGRIIGREGRNIRALETLTGIDLIIDDTPEAVILSGFDPIRREIAKIALEKLINDGRIHPARIEEMVEKAQKEVENRIREEGEQATFETSVHGLHIEIVKLLGKLKFRTSYGQNVLKHSIEVSHLAGVMAGELGADINIAKRAGLLHDIGKAVDHEMEGSHALIGADLAKKYRETSEVIHAIAAHHNDIEPQTIEAILVQAADAISAARPGARRETLEAYIKRLEKLEEIADSFKGVEKAYAIQAGREVRIMVKPEDVSDLEASQIAREIAKKIEQDLEYPGQIKVNVIRETRAVEYAK, encoded by the coding sequence ATATTAATAACCATTGGAGTAAGTTTAATTACCTTTATAATAGGTTATTTTGTTAGAAAATATATAGCTGAGGCTAAAATAATATCAGCCGAAGAAGCGGCAAAGAAAATTCTGGAAGAAGCAGAAAAAGAAGCAGAAGCAAGTAAAAGGGAATCAATTTTAGAAGCAAAAGAAGAAGTTCATAAATTAAGGACTGAATTTGACAAAGAAATAAAGGAAAGAAGAAATGAATTACAGAGAATTGAAAGGAGATTATTACAAAAAGAGGAATCTTTAGATAAAAAAACCGAAACCCTTGAAAAAAAAGAGAGCGTATTAGAACAGAGAGAAAAGGAGCTCGAGGGGTTACAAAAAGAAATTCAAAAACTATACCAAAAGCAAGTAGCTGAACTAGAGCGCTTATCTGGGTTAACATCTGAAGAAGCAAAAGAGGTTTTGCTTTCAAACATTAAGGATGAAATCAAACACGAAGCCGCAATTATGATTAAAGAAATTGAATCTCAGGCTCGAGAAGAAGCTGAAAAACGTGCAAAGGAAATAATTTCTACTGCTATACAAAAATGTGCAGCTGATCATGTTGCAGAAACAACCGTTTCTGTTATATCACTTCCCAATGATGAAATGAAAGGCAGGATAATCGGTAGAGAGGGGAGAAATATACGGGCATTAGAGACCCTTACCGGTATCGATTTAATCATCGACGATACTCCCGAGGCCGTAATTTTATCAGGTTTTGATCCGATAAGAAGGGAAATTGCCAAAATAGCCCTGGAAAAATTAATTAATGATGGGAGAATACATCCCGCAAGGATTGAGGAAATGGTAGAAAAAGCCCAAAAAGAGGTGGAAAACAGAATAAGAGAAGAAGGTGAACAGGCAACCTTCGAGACAAGCGTTCATGGGCTTCACATTGAAATTGTTAAGCTTCTGGGCAAATTAAAATTCCGAACGAGTTATGGTCAAAATGTTTTAAAACACTCAATAGAGGTATCTCATTTAGCAGGGGTAATGGCAGGAGAATTGGGAGCAGATATAAATATCGCAAAGAGGGCAGGTCTATTGCATGATATCGGTAAAGCTGTTGACCATGAAATGGAAGGCTCCCATGCCCTTATTGGGGCAGATTTAGCAAAGAAATATAGGGAAACTTCAGAAGTAATTCATGCAATTGCAGCCCATCATAATGATATTGAACCCCAGACTATCGAAGCTATTTTAGTACAAGCTGCTGATGCAATTTCAGCTGCAAGGCCCGGTGCTAGAAGAGAAACCCTCGAAGCCTATATAAAGAGATTAGAAAAATTGGAGGAAATAGCTGATTCCTTTAAAGGTGTAGAAAAGGCTTATGCTATACAAGCTGGTCGTGAAGTTAGAATAATGGTTAAGCCTGAGGATGTTTCAGATTTAGAGGCTTCGCAGATTGCTAGAGAAATAGCTAAAAAAATTGAACAGGATTTAGAATATCCAGGTCAGATAAAAGTAAATGTTATACGGGAAACCAGAGCCGTTGAGTATGCAAAATAA
- a CDS encoding 2-oxoacid:acceptor oxidoreductase subunit alpha, whose amino-acid sequence MENNVKLMQGNEACVEGAIAAGMRFYAGYPITPSTEIAELCAEKLPLVGGKFIQMEDEIASMAAIIGASLTGVKAMTATSGPGFSLKQENIGFAALTEVPCVIVNVQRGGPSTGLPTSPAQGDVMQARWGTHGDHPVIVLSPSSVEETYYVTVKAFNFAEKYRVPVIVLMDEVIGHMRERVKLPDLSELEVVDRVKPEPGKKDYYPYEVDSDDGVPPMASYGEGYRFHVTGLIHDKTGFPTRDPQITDRLIRRLINKIECNKYDIIEYKEESLDDAEIIVLSYGSTARSAQRAVRMAREEGIKAGWVQTVTIWPFPSEVVDKVCGKARTIIVPEMNLGQLVLEVERVAAGRLKIEKVNRVDGEMITPDEVLQKIKEVK is encoded by the coding sequence ATGGAGAATAATGTGAAGCTGATGCAGGGAAATGAAGCATGTGTTGAAGGAGCTATAGCAGCAGGCATGAGATTTTATGCAGGATATCCTATAACTCCCTCTACTGAAATAGCAGAGCTTTGTGCTGAAAAACTACCTTTAGTAGGCGGTAAATTTATACAAATGGAAGATGAAATTGCCAGCATGGCTGCTATTATAGGTGCTTCTTTAACAGGTGTTAAAGCAATGACCGCCACTAGCGGACCGGGGTTTTCTTTAAAACAGGAAAATATAGGTTTTGCCGCCTTAACAGAAGTGCCATGCGTTATTGTTAATGTCCAGCGGGGGGGGCCCAGTACCGGATTGCCGACTTCTCCAGCCCAGGGAGATGTTATGCAGGCCCGATGGGGAACCCATGGTGATCACCCCGTAATAGTGCTTAGCCCTTCTTCCGTGGAAGAAACGTATTACGTAACAGTAAAGGCCTTTAATTTTGCAGAAAAATATCGAGTTCCTGTAATTGTTTTAATGGATGAGGTTATAGGACACATGAGGGAAAGGGTTAAATTACCAGACCTTTCCGAACTGGAAGTAGTGGATAGGGTGAAACCGGAGCCGGGGAAAAAAGACTATTATCCGTACGAAGTGGATTCAGATGATGGTGTACCACCCATGGCATCATATGGTGAAGGTTATAGATTCCATGTAACGGGTCTAATACATGATAAAACAGGATTTCCTACCAGAGACCCTCAAATAACAGATAGGTTGATAAGGAGATTAATAAATAAAATTGAATGTAATAAATACGATATTATTGAATATAAAGAAGAATCATTGGATGATGCTGAAATAATTGTACTTTCTTATGGTTCAACAGCCCGTTCAGCCCAGAGGGCTGTTAGAATGGCCAGGGAGGAAGGTATAAAAGCAGGATGGGTTCAGACCGTTACTATATGGCCGTTTCCGTCTGAAGTTGTTGATAAAGTTTGCGGTAAAGCTAGAACAATAATTGTACCTGAAATGAATCTGGGGCAGCTGGTTTTAGAGGTAGAGCGGGTTGCTGCAGGAAGGTTAAAAATCGAAAAGGTAAACAGGGTAGATGGCGAAATGATAACCCCGGATGAAGTCCTTCAGAAAATCAAGGAGGTGAAATAA
- a CDS encoding regulatory protein RecX has product MQRLISKAFLYAVNLLAFRDYTEREICEKLIKKGYDESIVKQVVKDLIQKGYIDDNRYAEQWVKNKAKSKGIGAAKIKYELSRKGIPYDLIEEKLEESKDFDELEIAMGVANKKIKSYKNMEKDRIKAKLGRFLERKGFSYNVINKVIDNLFQ; this is encoded by the coding sequence ATGCAAAGGTTAATAAGTAAGGCATTTCTATATGCTGTTAATCTCCTTGCATTCAGAGATTATACTGAAAGGGAAATATGTGAAAAGTTAATAAAGAAGGGATATGATGAATCTATTGTAAAACAGGTAGTGAAAGACCTAATTCAGAAGGGCTATATAGATGACAATCGCTATGCAGAACAGTGGGTTAAAAATAAAGCTAAATCTAAAGGTATAGGAGCAGCAAAAATTAAATATGAACTATCAAGAAAAGGAATACCATATGATCTAATAGAGGAAAAGTTAGAAGAGAGTAAAGATTTTGACGAGTTAGAGATAGCTATGGGTGTTGCTAATAAAAAGATTAAATCCTATAAAAATATGGAAAAAGATAGGATTAAGGCCAAATTAGGAAGATTTCTTGAAAGAAAAGGTTTTTCTTACAATGTAATCAATAAAGTAATAGATAATTTATTCCAGTAA
- a CDS encoding 4Fe-4S dicluster domain-containing protein: MKEQNNKKITEIKINTKWCKGCGICVEFCHQKVFVMKNGKPDPVNSEKCTRCMLCEIRCPDYAITVGGDEDGE; the protein is encoded by the coding sequence GTGAAAGAACAAAACAACAAAAAAATAACTGAAATTAAGATCAATACTAAATGGTGTAAGGGATGTGGGATATGTGTAGAGTTCTGCCATCAAAAGGTATTTGTTATGAAAAACGGGAAACCGGATCCAGTTAATAGTGAAAAATGCACGAGATGTATGCTTTGTGAAATAAGATGTCCTGATTATGCAATTACTGTCGGAGGTGATGAAGATGGAGAATAA
- the thpR gene encoding RNA 2',3'-cyclic phosphodiesterase → MEKFRAFIAGDFDEKTKVKLKQLQDNIKPYLNNTKWVKPDYFHITFKFLGDIPKDKIPYISCCIKKICEEIQPVEIIIMKAGIFHYRGNPRVLWVGIDENIDLNLIYKRIQEEMNKCGFPFEKKPFSPHITLGRFKQKPPTKEILDRALRDTEGFFLRTVLKTLSFMKSDLTLGGPVYSPIEIFNLKIID, encoded by the coding sequence ATGGAGAAATTCAGGGCTTTTATTGCAGGGGATTTTGATGAAAAAACTAAGGTAAAGCTAAAACAATTACAGGATAATATTAAGCCTTACCTCAATAATACAAAATGGGTGAAGCCTGATTATTTTCATATAACTTTTAAATTCTTAGGAGATATTCCAAAAGATAAGATCCCCTATATTTCATGTTGTATTAAAAAAATTTGTGAAGAAATTCAACCTGTGGAAATTATTATTATGAAAGCCGGGATTTTCCATTATAGGGGGAATCCCAGGGTTTTGTGGGTTGGAATAGATGAAAATATTGATTTAAACTTAATATATAAAAGAATACAAGAAGAAATGAACAAATGCGGATTCCCATTTGAAAAAAAACCTTTTTCTCCTCATATAACTTTAGGGCGTTTTAAGCAAAAACCGCCGACTAAAGAGATATTAGACAGAGCACTAAGAGATACAGAAGGTTTCTTTTTAAGAACTGTTTTAAAAACGCTAAGCTTTATGAAAAGCGATTTAACCCTTGGTGGTCCTGTTTATAGCCCAATTGAGATATTTAATCTAAAAATTATTGACTAA
- a CDS encoding 2-oxoacid:ferredoxin oxidoreductase subunit beta: MQHHLEKYFRMDKLPHIWCPGCGHGILMGAVVRAIDNLKLEQDKICVVSGIGCSSRAPGYMNFDTLHTTHGRALAFATGIKLAKPELKVIVVTGDGDCAAIGGNHLIHAARRNIDITTIVFNNNIYGMTSGQYSPMTPKGAYATTAPYGNVDRNFDLCKLAMAAGATYVARGTAYHTNQLIKFIEDALNHKGFSLVDAVSICPTYFGRKNKLGNAINMLKWQKDHAVSVSVAEKLPPEKLEGKFLIGKFHKSEEPEYVEEYDKIIKKAQEGRK; this comes from the coding sequence ATGCAGCATCATTTGGAGAAATATTTTAGGATGGATAAACTTCCCCATATTTGGTGCCCGGGTTGTGGGCACGGGATATTAATGGGTGCTGTTGTTAGGGCAATAGATAATCTGAAATTAGAACAGGACAAGATATGTGTGGTTTCCGGTATCGGTTGTTCATCAAGAGCACCCGGCTATATGAATTTTGATACCCTGCACACTACCCATGGTAGGGCATTAGCCTTTGCAACGGGAATAAAACTTGCAAAACCGGAGTTAAAAGTAATAGTTGTAACAGGTGATGGTGATTGTGCTGCTATAGGAGGGAATCATTTAATTCACGCAGCAAGAAGAAATATTGATATTACAACTATAGTATTTAATAACAATATTTATGGTATGACCAGTGGCCAATATTCGCCCATGACACCTAAAGGGGCATATGCAACTACAGCTCCTTACGGTAATGTAGATAGAAATTTCGATTTATGTAAATTAGCTATGGCTGCAGGGGCTACATATGTAGCACGGGGAACAGCATATCATACAAACCAATTAATTAAATTTATCGAAGATGCCCTGAACCATAAAGGATTTTCTTTAGTTGATGCGGTAAGTATTTGTCCGACATATTTTGGAAGAAAGAATAAGTTAGGAAACGCTATTAACATGTTAAAATGGCAGAAGGATCACGCAGTTTCAGTAAGTGTTGCTGAAAAGCTTCCTCCCGAAAAACTGGAAGGCAAATTTTTAATAGGGAAATTTCATAAAAGCGAAGAGCCTGAATACGTTGAAGAATATGATAAGATAATTAAAAAAGCTCAAGAGGGGAGGAAATAA
- a CDS encoding 2-oxoacid:acceptor oxidoreductase family protein has protein sequence MQDRVEIRLSGSGGQGLILAGIILAEAAILDGKNSVQTQSYGPEARGGASKAEVIISQNYIDYPKVVSPDVFLALTSEAVNKYIKDLKKSGILITDSSIEVPKNINTKCYQVPIIETAREKIGREIVANIVALGVITGITEIVSKESVEKAVLDRVPKGTVELNRKALYAGFELAQKSL, from the coding sequence GTGCAGGACAGGGTGGAAATAAGGTTGAGCGGTTCTGGTGGTCAAGGATTGATTTTGGCAGGAATAATTCTAGCAGAAGCCGCTATACTTGATGGTAAGAATTCCGTTCAGACTCAATCCTATGGACCGGAAGCAAGGGGTGGAGCTAGCAAGGCTGAAGTAATAATAAGTCAAAATTATATAGATTATCCTAAGGTTGTTTCTCCTGATGTTTTTCTTGCATTAACCAGCGAGGCTGTAAATAAATATATTAAGGATTTGAAAAAAAGTGGGATCTTAATTACAGATTCTTCAATTGAGGTGCCTAAAAATATAAATACAAAGTGCTATCAAGTTCCTATTATCGAAACAGCCAGGGAAAAAATCGGAAGAGAAATTGTAGCCAATATTGTTGCTTTAGGAGTAATTACAGGCATTACCGAAATAGTTTCTAAGGAATCGGTAGAAAAAGCTGTACTTGACAGGGTTCCGAAAGGGACTGTAGAATTAAACCGGAAGGCTTTATATGCAGGTTTTGAATTAGCCCAGAAAAGCCTTTAA